The Desulfobacter hydrogenophilus region ATAAAAGCTGCAAAACTTTTGCAGACAGCCGTTCCGCTGTGCGCTCTGTTTTTTAAAGCCCCGGCCTTTGAAGCTGAGTATGCAAAGAATATCTTGGTATCGGTGGACGGAACGAAGATGGGGATGATGTACCCACCCACCGATGATTTTGAAGGCTTTTTTGAGCTATGGGTCAAAACTGATCTGATATCAAAAAATGGGCTCATCGGATTTTGCATCAAACTGGCAAACGACCTTCATGCAATCCAGGGGTATGAAGTTTTGGAAGATTTTGGGATTGATCCCGGTGAATCCGATTATTGGGAATAGTGTTTTTGTTTATAGCTATTAGTTAGACATAAAAGGCATTATGTCTAACTATTTTCCTTGACCCATTCCAGCCCCTATATAATAAGGTATAAAATAATGAATCACGACCTGATACCTAATCCGAAAAAAGAAGTTTCTATCCTTAAGGCGGTCAAAGATGTGCCGGAGGAACTGTTATGGAAAGCCAATTTTAATTCTGACAACTCCATTGAAACCTACGACAAAGCCATTCACTCTTTTTTGTCGTTCATCGGTGTAGGCGCCCCCGAGGAATTGAGGCAGGTTGAACATGGTCATGTCATTGCCTTTAAAAAATATCTGCAAAATTCTGGATGCAGCCCCAGGACGATCAACAACCGGCTGTCTGCCATCTCGTCGCTGTTTAACCATTTGATCGACAAACAGGTGGTCAAGGTTAATGTCGCCCAGGGCGTTCGCCGGATGCCGGTCAACGCCGACCGGGTGGAAGCCAAGGTGATGACGCCGGATGAAGTCAGGAAAATATTAAGCGTACCGGATACGGAAACGCTTAAGGGCATCAGAGATAAAGCCATTTTAGCCACGCTATTTTATACCGGGTGCCGG contains the following coding sequences:
- a CDS encoding tyrosine-type recombinase/integrase; this translates as MNHDLIPNPKKEVSILKAVKDVPEELLWKANFNSDNSIETYDKAIHSFLSFIGVGAPEELRQVEHGHVIAFKKYLQNSGCSPRTINNRLSAISSLFNHLIDKQVVKVNVAQGVRRMPVNADRVEAKVMTPDEVRKILSVPDTETLKGIRDKAILATLFYTGCRVSEVCKLKVKDFYQEQGYHVLDFWVKGGKRNRLAIHQELQILINSYLNVAGHGMENSSYLFLPVRNAPNCSDPERKLSRKTVDYLFKKYAKQASLYGVTPHSARATFITQALENNCPIEAVQKTVGHSQIKTTQMYDKRRTKYRESASFAVRY